A single window of Brevundimonas naejangsanensis DNA harbors:
- a CDS encoding ATP12 family chaperone protein: protein MSHIPPLDPNVAAQKGFRESEERIKRFWKAAGVEARDGGWIVLLDGRAPKTPAGNAIVLPTETAAGLVAEEWNDQGEHLLPATMPATRLASTAIDRVSQTRGPVAEEIARYAGSDVLCYLAETPSGLIERQQAEWGPWRDWAARELGVELQPVEGIIHRPQAPQALARVEALALEMDDFALTGLATAVPLFGSAVLGLAVQRGALSGETALDLSRLDEAFTEERWGVDEEAAARTAAHRAEAALLQRWFEALR, encoded by the coding sequence ATGTCCCACATTCCTCCGCTTGATCCCAACGTCGCCGCCCAGAAGGGCTTCCGTGAATCCGAGGAGCGCATCAAGCGCTTCTGGAAGGCCGCCGGGGTCGAAGCCCGCGACGGCGGCTGGATCGTCCTGCTGGACGGCCGCGCGCCCAAGACGCCCGCCGGAAACGCCATCGTCCTGCCGACGGAGACCGCCGCGGGACTGGTGGCCGAGGAGTGGAACGATCAGGGCGAGCACCTGTTGCCGGCCACCATGCCCGCGACCCGTCTGGCCTCGACCGCCATCGACCGGGTCAGCCAGACGCGCGGTCCCGTGGCCGAAGAGATCGCCCGCTACGCCGGGTCGGACGTGCTCTGCTACCTGGCCGAGACGCCGTCGGGGCTGATCGAGCGCCAGCAGGCGGAGTGGGGGCCGTGGCGCGACTGGGCCGCGCGCGAACTGGGGGTCGAACTGCAACCGGTCGAGGGCATCATTCATCGGCCGCAGGCGCCGCAGGCTCTGGCGCGGGTCGAGGCCCTGGCCCTCGAGATGGACGACTTCGCCCTGACCGGGCTGGCGACGGCCGTGCCTCTGTTCGGCTCGGCGGTGCTGGGGCTTGCGGTGCAGCGCGGCGCGCTGTCGGGCGAGACGGCGCTGGACCTGTCGCGGCTGGACGAAGCCTTCACCGAGGAGCGCTGGGGCGTGGACGAAGAGGCGGCTGCCCGAACCGCTGCTCACCGCGCCGAAGCTGCATTGCTGCAGCGGTGGTTCGAGGCGCTCAGATAA
- a CDS encoding putative 2OG-Fe(II) oxygenase: MRLQRAQALAQQGDLAGALAELEQAPPAKRAGVLSFQVDLLKAMERFEDALAIRREQVQAAPNSVAARHNLAALLGDMGRNAEAVETAHQAFANGGDAPETWLVLARALSGCARLDEAEDAYRRAVERRPAYGEAVRELAQLIWMRGGDVGAARAPVVKALATAPGDGDLLTCLALVLMYGGGDPREAWAELTQRAKAGGARSASVELAAGQLALTFDPALAIGHARRATELAPQTIDSWISLAEALVATGDADGAFEILDQLSGAPVVHQKVLALHATASRVKGQADALGLDDMDGLVSAQTIDTPPGWNDLGAYLADLQAALLAQHAYQNHPLGQSLRHGTQTPVDLTLVDDPAIRAFFTAIDGPIRRHLARLGQGGDPVRRRNSGDYRLNGCWSVRLAPGGFHEHHIHPKGWYSSACYIDVPPVVEAGGREGWLALGQPPFPTPQPLEPLRYEKPEPGKLALFPSCLWHGTVPFTGDQPRLSVAFDIVPV; encoded by the coding sequence ATGAGGCTCCAGCGGGCTCAGGCCCTGGCTCAACAGGGCGACCTGGCGGGTGCGCTGGCGGAGCTGGAGCAGGCGCCGCCGGCCAAACGCGCGGGCGTCCTGTCGTTTCAGGTCGATCTGCTGAAGGCGATGGAGCGTTTCGAGGACGCGCTGGCCATCCGGCGTGAGCAGGTCCAGGCGGCGCCGAACAGCGTCGCCGCACGGCACAATCTGGCCGCCCTGCTGGGCGACATGGGCCGCAATGCCGAGGCGGTCGAGACGGCGCATCAGGCATTCGCCAACGGTGGCGATGCGCCCGAGACCTGGCTGGTTCTGGCGCGCGCCCTATCCGGCTGCGCCCGGCTGGATGAGGCCGAAGACGCCTATCGCCGCGCCGTAGAACGCCGCCCTGCTTATGGCGAGGCGGTTCGCGAACTGGCCCAGCTGATCTGGATGCGCGGCGGGGATGTAGGGGCCGCCAGAGCGCCGGTGGTGAAGGCGCTGGCGACGGCGCCGGGCGACGGCGATCTGCTGACCTGTCTGGCCTTGGTGCTGATGTATGGCGGCGGCGATCCGCGCGAGGCGTGGGCCGAACTGACGCAGCGGGCCAAGGCGGGCGGCGCCCGTTCCGCGTCGGTCGAACTGGCGGCCGGACAACTGGCCCTGACCTTTGACCCGGCGCTCGCGATCGGACATGCGCGCAGGGCGACCGAGCTGGCGCCGCAGACGATCGATTCCTGGATCAGCCTGGCCGAAGCCCTTGTCGCCACGGGCGACGCCGACGGCGCCTTCGAAATACTGGACCAGCTTTCGGGCGCGCCGGTCGTGCATCAGAAGGTTCTGGCCCTGCACGCCACGGCCAGCCGGGTGAAGGGACAGGCCGATGCGCTGGGCCTCGATGATATGGACGGTCTTGTCAGCGCACAGACCATCGACACCCCGCCGGGCTGGAACGATCTGGGCGCCTATCTGGCGGACCTGCAGGCGGCCCTGCTGGCGCAGCACGCCTATCAGAACCATCCGCTGGGTCAGAGCCTGCGTCATGGGACGCAGACCCCGGTAGATCTGACCCTGGTCGATGATCCGGCCATCCGCGCCTTCTTCACCGCCATCGACGGGCCGATCCGTCGTCATCTGGCGCGGCTGGGACAGGGCGGCGACCCGGTTCGGCGTCGCAACAGCGGCGATTACAGGCTGAACGGCTGCTGGTCCGTGCGGCTGGCGCCCGGTGGTTTCCACGAACACCACATCCACCCCAAGGGCTGGTATTCCTCCGCCTGCTACATCGACGTGCCGCCGGTGGTCGAGGCGGGCGGTCGCGAGGGCTGGCTGGCCTTGGGTCAGCCGCCGTTCCCGACGCCGCAGCCCCTGGAGCCGCTGCGGTATGAAAAGCCGGAGCCCGGCAAGCTGGCGCTGTTCCCGTCCTGCCTGTGGCACGGCACCGTGCCCTTCACTGGCGACCAGCCCCGTCTGTCCGTCGCCTTTGACATCGTGCCTGTCTGA
- a CDS encoding HAD-IA family hydrolase, with amino-acid sequence MIASDAPLAVFDIDGTLVDSRASIHRAACEAALVLGLPEPEYDRVRQIVGLSLPHALHVLEPALTDAELADFVAAFQASFRAMYEAGHEEPLYPGVMDTLRRLKRDGWRLSLATGQNRRGVARNLARPEWSDLFLSSHCAEDGPGKPDPAMLRAAMHACGADAASTVMIGDTSHDITMAVAAGVHPLGVGWGFHTVEEQAAAGALHIAADFPDLEAALDRFASTKLYA; translated from the coding sequence ATGATCGCTTCCGACGCTCCCCTCGCCGTCTTCGACATCGACGGCACCCTGGTCGACAGCCGCGCCTCGATCCATCGCGCGGCCTGCGAGGCGGCGCTGGTGCTTGGCCTGCCGGAACCGGAATACGACCGAGTGCGCCAGATTGTCGGTCTGAGCCTGCCTCACGCCCTGCATGTGCTGGAGCCGGCGCTGACGGACGCCGAACTGGCGGACTTCGTCGCGGCTTTCCAGGCCAGCTTCCGCGCCATGTACGAGGCGGGGCATGAGGAGCCGCTCTATCCCGGCGTCATGGACACCCTGCGGCGGCTGAAGCGCGACGGTTGGCGGTTGTCGCTGGCGACGGGGCAGAACCGGCGCGGGGTGGCTCGCAACCTGGCGCGACCTGAGTGGAGCGATCTGTTCCTGTCCAGCCACTGCGCCGAGGATGGACCCGGCAAGCCGGACCCGGCCATGCTGCGCGCCGCCATGCACGCTTGCGGCGCCGACGCCGCCTCGACCGTCATGATCGGGGACACCAGCCACGACATCACAATGGCCGTAGCGGCTGGGGTGCATCCGCTGGGGGTCGGCTGGGGCTTTCACACGGTGGAGGAGCAGGCCGCTGCGGGCGCGCTGCACATCGCCGCCGATTTTCCTGATCTGGAGGCGGCGCTCGATCGTTTCGCCTCGACCAAGCTGTACGCCTAG
- the crcB gene encoding fluoride efflux transporter CrcB produces MTRFLLVAIGGGLGAMARYGLGLAAGRLAPGAAWPWATLTANVVGGLLIGLLTGWLALKAGAGQENIRLFAAVGVLGGFTTFSAFSLETALMIERREIVSALVYAAGSVVLAIAALFVGLMIARKLFTGVGA; encoded by the coding sequence ATGACACGTTTCTTGCTGGTGGCGATCGGCGGCGGCCTGGGGGCAATGGCGCGCTATGGGCTGGGTCTGGCGGCGGGCCGCCTGGCGCCGGGCGCGGCCTGGCCATGGGCGACCCTGACCGCCAATGTCGTCGGCGGCCTGCTGATAGGACTGCTGACCGGATGGCTGGCGTTGAAGGCGGGGGCGGGGCAGGAGAACATCCGCCTGTTCGCCGCCGTCGGCGTGCTGGGCGGCTTTACGACTTTTTCCGCCTTCTCGCTGGAAACGGCCCTGATGATCGAACGCCGTGAAATCGTCTCGGCTTTGGTTTATGCGGCGGGTTCGGTGGTTCTCGCCATCGCCGCCCTGTTCGTCGGCCTGATGATCGCGCGCAAACTGTTTACCGGAGTGGGCGCATGA
- a CDS encoding RluA family pseudouridine synthase, producing MSREVQTLYVAEDEDDIRLDRWFKRRWPHLTHIQVEKMARSGQIRVDGSRVKPQDRLTAGAAVRVPPLPEANPRKPGDLHELTERDIAYAKSLVLYEDHMVIALNKPHGLAVQGGTKTTKHVDRLLSAWGEGMDRPRLVHRLDRDTSGVLLLGKGPEAAKRLAGAFARRQAKKTYWAIVIGNPKPSAGQIDMALKKTGINDFEMMRPAEPKDPKAEPAETAFATISRAAHRAAWMALRPFTGRTHQLRAHMAAIGHPILGDPKYGDDKSRELSGPLKLQLHARRIELDHPGGGKLIVEAPLSPEMKAGFNHFGFSEDEADEDPFEGVRRMR from the coding sequence ATGAGCCGCGAAGTCCAGACCCTCTATGTCGCCGAGGATGAAGACGACATCCGCCTGGATCGCTGGTTCAAGCGCCGCTGGCCGCACCTGACCCACATCCAGGTCGAGAAGATGGCCCGCAGCGGCCAGATCCGCGTCGACGGCTCGCGCGTCAAGCCGCAGGACCGCCTCACCGCCGGCGCCGCCGTGCGCGTGCCGCCGCTGCCCGAGGCCAATCCGCGCAAGCCCGGCGACCTGCATGAACTGACCGAGCGCGATATCGCCTACGCCAAGTCGCTGGTGCTGTACGAAGATCACATGGTCATCGCCCTGAACAAGCCGCACGGCCTGGCCGTGCAGGGCGGCACCAAGACGACCAAGCACGTCGATCGCCTGCTGTCGGCCTGGGGGGAGGGGATGGACCGGCCGCGGCTGGTTCACCGCCTGGACCGCGACACCTCGGGTGTGCTGCTGCTGGGCAAGGGGCCGGAAGCGGCCAAGCGTCTGGCGGGCGCCTTCGCCCGTCGTCAGGCCAAGAAGACCTATTGGGCCATCGTCATCGGCAACCCCAAGCCTTCGGCCGGTCAGATCGACATGGCGTTGAAGAAGACGGGCATCAACGACTTCGAGATGATGCGCCCGGCCGAGCCCAAGGACCCCAAGGCCGAGCCGGCCGAGACCGCCTTCGCCACCATCAGCCGCGCCGCCCACCGCGCGGCCTGGATGGCGCTGCGCCCCTTCACCGGCCGGACGCACCAGCTGCGCGCCCACATGGCGGCCATCGGCCACCCGATCCTGGGCGACCCCAAATACGGCGACGACAAGTCCCGCGAACTGTCCGGCCCGCTGAAGCTGCAGCTTCACGCCCGACGCATCGAGCTGGACCACCCCGGCGGGGGCAAGCTGATCGTCGAGGCGCCGTTGAGCCCTGAGATGAAGGCCGGTTTCAACCACTTCGGCTTCTCCGAGGACGAGGCCGACGAGGATCCCTTCGAGGGCGTGCGGCGGATGCGATGA